One region of Abyssisolibacter fermentans genomic DNA includes:
- a CDS encoding branched-chain amino acid ABC transporter permease, producing the protein MKNKIIGNINSLINVIEKKKTVKYSVYAAALLIMFLIPKIGLPMFMVRILTMIGMYVILSLSLNLITGYTGQVSIGHAGFCAIGAYTSALISLNFGLNFFITALLGALVAGIFGLLLGLPTLRLSGTYLTIATLGFGEVIRMVILNWESLTNGPLGITKIQRPVFFGIELTSLNGGLFYLVWVLVFITTVIIYRIIRSKMGRALMAIREDELVATLMGIKTTNLKVYAFIISAFFAGLGGSFYAHMIRYIDPNTFTFDTSIMIISIVIFGGMGTIRGMFLGSALLISFPEALRFLQEYRFVVFGLILVLMIRYRPQGILGGQSKRDYKMPEGVNLDSIMKEG; encoded by the coding sequence ATGAAGAATAAAATCATAGGAAATATAAATAGTTTAATAAATGTAATAGAAAAGAAAAAAACAGTAAAATATTCTGTATATGCTGCAGCATTGCTAATAATGTTTCTGATTCCCAAAATTGGTCTTCCAATGTTTATGGTAAGAATTTTAACCATGATTGGTATGTATGTAATTCTTTCATTAAGTTTGAATTTAATTACAGGCTATACTGGTCAAGTTTCAATTGGACATGCTGGTTTCTGTGCTATTGGTGCATATACATCTGCGCTTATCAGCTTGAATTTTGGGCTTAACTTTTTTATAACAGCTTTATTAGGTGCTCTGGTAGCAGGTATATTTGGTCTATTATTAGGGCTCCCGACTCTTAGGTTATCTGGAACTTATTTAACAATTGCAACATTAGGATTTGGAGAAGTTATAAGAATGGTCATACTCAACTGGGAAAGCTTAACTAATGGACCTTTAGGAATAACAAAAATACAAAGACCGGTATTTTTCGGAATTGAGTTAACGTCGCTCAATGGAGGATTATTTTATCTAGTATGGGTATTAGTTTTTATAACAACTGTAATTATATACAGAATAATTAGGTCAAAAATGGGCAGAGCTTTGATGGCAATCAGAGAAGATGAATTGGTTGCAACACTCATGGGTATAAAAACAACTAATCTTAAAGTATATGCATTTATTATATCAGCATTCTTTGCTGGATTAGGTGGTAGCTTTTATGCTCATATGATTAGATACATTGATCCGAATACTTTTACTTTTGATACTTCTATTATGATTATAAGTATAGTAATCTTTGGAGGTATGGGTACAATTAGAGGTATGTTTTTAGGATCGGCTTTACTGATTTCTTTCCCAGAAGCACTAAGATTTTTACAGGAATATAGATTTGTAGTGTTTGGATTGATATTAGTGTTAATGATTAGGTA
- a CDS encoding branched-chain amino acid ABC transporter permease: MKKPKGGDTLLFQQIFDGLTLGMVYALIAVGYSLVFGILRLVNFSHGSVYAFGAHIALVVAVSMQWGIFPALLISIIATGFLGILIDKLSLKPLREKKSKPIAALITTIGVSYIIQNLLMIIFGSQSKWFPKIFNYGIIKLGSISVNSTQLFIFLVSLLLLIILTVIIQKTKVGLAMRAVEQNPKAAHLMGINVNYIVSFTFFLGGASAAIAGTLISGYYQVVYPNMGFIAGLKAFSAAVLGGIGVLYGSVIGGLVVGLSESFAVSYFGGGYRDAVAFVILILVLIIRPKGIFGKKDITKV, from the coding sequence TTGAAAAAACCGAAGGGTGGGGATACTTTGCTGTTTCAACAGATATTTGACGGATTAACTTTGGGAATGGTTTATGCACTAATAGCTGTAGGATACTCACTAGTTTTCGGTATATTAAGATTGGTAAATTTTTCTCATGGCTCAGTTTATGCATTTGGTGCCCATATAGCTCTTGTAGTTGCAGTTTCAATGCAATGGGGAATATTTCCTGCATTACTAATTAGTATAATTGCGACTGGCTTTCTTGGAATACTAATTGACAAACTTAGTTTAAAGCCTTTAAGAGAAAAAAAATCAAAACCAATTGCAGCGTTAATAACGACTATTGGTGTTTCGTATATAATACAAAATTTATTGATGATAATATTTGGAAGTCAAAGTAAATGGTTCCCTAAAATATTTAATTATGGAATTATAAAGTTGGGAAGTATCAGTGTGAATTCAACTCAATTATTTATTTTTCTTGTTTCTCTATTATTACTAATTATTCTAACAGTTATAATACAAAAGACTAAAGTAGGATTAGCTATGAGAGCTGTAGAACAAAATCCAAAAGCTGCTCATCTAATGGGGATAAACGTAAATTATATAGTTTCTTTTACTTTCTTCTTAGGTGGTGCATCAGCTGCAATTGCTGGAACTCTGATCAGTGGATATTATCAAGTTGTTTATCCAAATATGGGTTTCATTGCAGGATTGAAAGCGTTTTCGGCTGCTGTTTTAGGAGGAATAGGAGTATTATATGGTTCTGTTATTGGAGGGCTTGTAGTAGGACTATCTGAAAGTTTTGCAGTATCATATTTTGGCGGTGGATATAGAGATGCAGTAGCGTTCGTAATCCTTATTTTGGTTCTAATTATTAGACCAAAAGGTATATTTGGTAAAAAAGATATTACTAAAGTATAA
- a CDS encoding ABC transporter substrate-binding protein: protein MKKIIVVLLTVLMVVSLFSGCTPKESEVVKLAIAAPLTGDFAEYGTGFKNAVELMVEQWNSKGGVLDKKVEVVVYDDKNNGEEAATIAEKIIGDSDIAGVVGHFASGVCMAASPTYQEAGIVEISPSASHPDYSSEGDYIFRNNTVINVEAKEAIEIAVKALNAKNIGILSVKTDWGTATAGIVKEIANDYEGVKVVEHQEIIDGTVDFSPVVTAFNEAKPDVVIVVGMYNVLAPFATQYKAVNPEINFVGFSNAYSQELINLGKEYVEGVYLPAIFFHGSENENIKNFVEAYEAKYGSAPSSLTAQAYDSAGIILSAIENTSSIDRSAIKDELYKISYPGVTGQTTFNEKGDAQKTFAWLKVENGAFVEVSK from the coding sequence TTGAAGAAAATAATTGTTGTTTTGCTTACAGTCTTAATGGTAGTATCTTTGTTTAGCGGGTGTACACCAAAAGAAAGTGAAGTAGTTAAATTAGCAATAGCTGCACCTTTAACAGGAGATTTTGCTGAATATGGTACTGGATTTAAAAATGCTGTTGAATTAATGGTTGAACAATGGAATTCGAAAGGTGGAGTACTTGATAAAAAAGTTGAAGTAGTAGTATACGATGACAAAAACAATGGTGAAGAAGCAGCTACAATAGCAGAGAAAATCATTGGGGATTCTGATATAGCAGGAGTTGTTGGTCACTTTGCGAGTGGTGTTTGTATGGCGGCTTCTCCAACTTATCAAGAAGCTGGTATAGTAGAAATATCTCCATCTGCTTCACATCCGGATTATTCAAGTGAAGGCGATTATATCTTCAGAAATAATACAGTAATAAATGTAGAAGCTAAAGAAGCAATTGAAATTGCAGTAAAAGCACTAAATGCTAAAAATATTGGTATATTATCAGTAAAAACTGACTGGGGAACAGCAACTGCAGGTATAGTTAAGGAAATTGCAAATGATTACGAAGGTGTAAAAGTAGTTGAGCATCAAGAAATAATTGATGGAACAGTTGATTTCAGTCCAGTTGTTACTGCATTTAATGAAGCTAAGCCGGATGTTGTAATAGTGGTTGGAATGTATAATGTTCTTGCTCCTTTTGCAACTCAGTACAAAGCGGTAAATCCTGAAATAAACTTTGTTGGATTTTCAAATGCTTATAGTCAAGAATTAATTAATCTTGGTAAAGAATATGTTGAAGGTGTTTATTTACCAGCAATATTCTTCCATGGTAGTGAAAATGAAAACATTAAGAATTTTGTTGAAGCTTATGAAGCTAAATATGGTTCAGCACCTAGTAGTTTAACAGCTCAAGCATATGATTCAGCTGGCATTATCTTATCTGCAATTGAGAATACTAGCTCAATAGATAGATCTGCTATTAAAGATGAATTATATAAAATTTCATATCCGGGAGTAACAGGTCAAACAACATTTAATGAAAAAGGAGATGCACAAAAAACATTTGCTTGGTTAAAAGTTGAAAACGGTGCTTTCGTTGAGGTATCAAAATAG
- a CDS encoding PqqD family protein, with the protein MKNILYKRNIVYRVRTINKRNILFGGNQCFELNELALLVWNSLNGEITIDELSNKILEQYDEDKEVIKKDVSNFIAEMVKDNVILESE; encoded by the coding sequence ATGAAAAATATTTTATATAAACGAAATATTGTTTATAGAGTAAGAACGATAAATAAACGAAACATTTTATTTGGAGGTAATCAATGTTTTGAATTGAATGAATTGGCATTATTAGTTTGGAATAGTTTAAACGGAGAAATTACTATTGATGAATTATCAAATAAAATATTAGAACAATATGATGAAGATAAAGAAGTTATAAAGAAGGATGTTAGTAATTTTATTGCTGAGATGGTAAAGGATAATGTTATTCTAGAAAGTGAATAG
- a CDS encoding radical SAM/SPASM domain-containing protein: MYEIKDLHVRLTSRCNLNCLHCYAADWFTEKYELDFQTVKSIITQAVDLGCEIVTFTGGEPLVHENIYDLIAFCMELDLKVSIETNGTLIDENMLIKIPKPDKISFKVSYDGEKMRDNLSADIVKDKLKLLVKHGFKVKAQTVITQINVGNVEQIFDFTQSLGIINRVFLGHSRTGNAKELPLFKVDELLKLKERLLQKYSHLTIELPPRLSGKYQKGCGWGVSRCEIMPNGDVTSCAPLTFARRDFIAGNIKENSLEELWNSKHFITIRELKQEQFKGICSTCEFWEKCRGSCRSISASIGGDILSPYPYCEQLSLQCQSISND; the protein is encoded by the coding sequence TTGTATGAAATTAAAGATTTGCATGTTCGTTTAACTTCTAGGTGCAATTTGAATTGTCTCCATTGTTATGCAGCAGATTGGTTTACTGAAAAATATGAGCTGGATTTTCAAACAGTAAAATCAATTATTACTCAAGCTGTAGATTTAGGATGTGAAATAGTTACTTTTACTGGAGGAGAGCCATTAGTTCATGAAAATATATATGATTTAATTGCATTTTGTATGGAACTTGATTTGAAAGTGTCAATAGAAACTAATGGGACATTAATAGATGAAAATATGCTTATAAAGATTCCTAAACCTGATAAAATATCTTTTAAGGTTAGTTATGATGGAGAAAAAATGCGTGATAATCTGAGTGCAGACATAGTAAAAGATAAGCTTAAACTATTAGTTAAGCATGGTTTCAAAGTAAAAGCTCAAACTGTAATTACACAAATTAATGTTGGTAATGTAGAACAAATTTTTGATTTTACTCAAAGCCTAGGTATAATTAACCGTGTATTTTTAGGACATAGTAGGACAGGAAACGCAAAAGAATTACCGCTGTTTAAGGTTGATGAACTACTTAAACTTAAGGAGAGATTACTTCAAAAATACTCACATCTTACAATAGAGTTACCTCCTAGGCTTTCAGGAAAATACCAAAAAGGTTGTGGTTGGGGAGTATCAAGATGTGAAATAATGCCAAATGGAGATGTTACTTCTTGTGCTCCACTTACATTTGCTAGAAGAGATTTTATTGCAGGAAACATTAAAGAAAATTCTTTAGAGGAGTTATGGAACAGTAAACACTTTATAACTATTAGAGAATTAAAACAAGAACAATTCAAAGGAATTTGTTCAACCTGTGAATTCTGGGAAAAATGCAGAGGTTCATGCAGATCAATATCTGCTTCTATTGGCGGAGATATATTATCACCATATCCTTATTGTGAACAGCTATCATTACAATGTCAAAGTATAAGTAATGATTAG
- a CDS encoding radical SAM/SPASM domain-containing protein → MNNLYIKPINFIGKERDEINVNSDISVPEFSVIDYKSDMKIIFQKDSLKLLLVDQKTLSILEQLKNDKNYNIPLEQLASLLNNGLIIYKSESSQACKQDSSNNKLRKIFLHISHDCNLRCGYCYAEGGNYGGKSQLMSFETAVKAIEYVLSLDPEIKKLTIEFFGGEPFLNYKTIESMINYIEEEFPNINFEYGCVTNATIMNDEIENMLKKHKFHVMVTIDGPKDYHDLQRTYPDGTGSFETVLSNIPKFKKSANYLCARIVYTKKNIDLFKIFKYIYEELGIEDISYRPVMTDNLEYKIDEESENIAISTLCDCFDYFVEKKFGDMRIESKFFSEMLLNLIQRKVKKNFCDFGRFASITPEGDIYPCTHFVYNEQYKIGNIYKENIDKELINKCIESSKANYEPCKSCWILGLCAGGCKGSAAFYNNNEIFINDEYCNTRYKIAEKAMIKIADLYLEDKLEEITNKLIDAESQKISPNRWR, encoded by the coding sequence ATGAATAATTTGTATATTAAACCAATTAATTTTATTGGAAAAGAACGTGATGAAATAAATGTAAATTCAGATATATCAGTGCCTGAATTTAGTGTTATTGATTACAAATCAGACATGAAAATAATTTTTCAAAAGGATTCTTTAAAGTTGCTTTTAGTTGATCAAAAAACCTTGAGTATTTTAGAACAGTTGAAGAATGATAAAAATTATAATATACCTTTGGAGCAATTAGCTAGCTTATTGAACAATGGATTAATAATCTATAAAAGTGAGAGCAGCCAAGCATGTAAACAAGATTCTAGTAATAATAAATTACGCAAAATATTTCTCCATATATCACATGATTGCAATTTAAGGTGTGGTTATTGTTATGCAGAGGGAGGAAATTATGGTGGTAAATCACAATTAATGTCCTTTGAGACTGCTGTTAAAGCTATAGAATATGTTTTGAGCTTAGACCCAGAAATAAAGAAATTAACCATTGAATTCTTTGGTGGAGAGCCATTTTTAAATTATAAGACAATTGAAAGTATGATTAACTATATAGAAGAAGAATTCCCAAATATTAATTTTGAATATGGTTGTGTTACTAATGCAACTATAATGAATGATGAGATAGAAAATATGTTAAAAAAACATAAATTTCACGTGATGGTAACTATAGATGGTCCAAAAGATTATCACGATCTTCAAAGAACCTACCCAGATGGAACAGGAAGCTTCGAAACAGTTTTATCAAACATTCCAAAGTTTAAAAAATCAGCTAATTATTTATGTGCAAGGATTGTTTACACAAAGAAAAATATAGATTTGTTCAAAATTTTTAAATATATATATGAAGAATTAGGTATTGAAGATATTTCGTATAGACCTGTAATGACAGATAATTTGGAGTATAAAATAGATGAAGAATCTGAAAATATAGCAATTAGCACATTATGTGATTGTTTTGATTATTTTGTTGAGAAGAAGTTTGGTGATATGAGGATAGAAAGTAAATTCTTCAGTGAAATGCTCCTAAATCTTATTCAAAGAAAGGTAAAGAAAAATTTCTGCGATTTTGGTAGGTTTGCATCAATTACTCCAGAAGGTGATATATACCCTTGTACACACTTTGTTTATAACGAGCAGTATAAGATAGGCAATATATATAAAGAAAATATTGATAAAGAATTAATAAATAAGTGCATTGAATCAAGTAAAGCAAATTATGAACCTTGTAAAAGTTGCTGGATATTAGGACTTTGCGCAGGAGGATGTAAGGGAAGTGCTGCGTTTTATAATAATAATGAAATATTTATTAATGATGAATACTGCAATACAAGATATAAAATAGCAGAAAAAGCAATGATTAAAATAGCAGATCTTTATTTAGAAGATAAGCTTGAGGAAATTACTAATAAACTTATTGATGCTGAAAGCCAAAAAATATCTCCAAACCGATGGAGATAA
- the metK gene encoding methionine adenosyltransferase, with the protein MRRLYSAEYVSKGHPDKLADLISDTLLDEFIKVDANCHIACETLISNNLIVVAGEINSSANQISYEGSIKNALKICGYDRDESGFNLEDSKIIFNLNKQSRDIDNSIKNSYEFRNGNAKEEADMIGAGDQGIVIGYACNETKELIPLAHMIARSLINRIEYLHDKNILQYLRPVAKSLVTLLYENGKPKSIEQIVLSVQHIETVSNEQIEKEILNLVINENEYSYLITPDTKIFINPSGRFSIGGPMADTGLTGRKLMVDTYGGRARHGGGAFSGKDPSKCDRSGAYLCRWIAKHLVHFGYAQECEVEILYAIGVSRPIDISINCFGTEKIPITKMIEIVKNNFDLRIYSVIKELQLKKPIYADTVIKGHFGHMDAFSWERIAKQI; encoded by the coding sequence ATGAGGCGATTATATTCAGCTGAATATGTATCTAAAGGACATCCGGACAAGCTTGCAGATTTAATTTCGGATACCCTTCTTGATGAATTCATAAAAGTTGATGCAAATTGTCATATTGCATGTGAGACACTTATAAGTAACAATCTAATAGTTGTAGCAGGAGAGATAAATTCATCAGCAAATCAAATTTCTTATGAGGGTTCTATTAAAAATGCATTAAAGATATGTGGATATGACAGGGATGAATCAGGTTTTAATTTAGAAGATTCTAAAATTATATTTAATTTGAATAAACAATCAAGAGATATTGATAACTCAATAAAAAACAGTTATGAATTTAGAAATGGAAACGCAAAGGAAGAAGCAGATATGATTGGTGCTGGAGATCAAGGGATAGTAATTGGATATGCTTGCAATGAAACTAAAGAGCTTATACCTTTGGCACATATGATAGCTAGAAGTTTAATTAATAGGATTGAGTATTTGCACGATAAAAATATCTTACAATATTTACGTCCAGTAGCAAAATCTTTAGTTACATTATTATATGAAAATGGCAAACCAAAAAGCATTGAACAGATAGTTTTATCAGTTCAACATATAGAAACTGTATCTAATGAACAAATAGAAAAAGAAATATTGAATTTAGTAATAAATGAAAATGAATACAGCTATTTAATTACTCCAGATACTAAAATTTTTATTAATCCATCAGGCAGGTTTTCTATAGGAGGTCCAATGGCAGATACAGGACTAACAGGACGTAAGTTGATGGTTGACACATATGGTGGACGTGCAAGACATGGTGGTGGTGCTTTTTCTGGAAAAGATCCAAGTAAATGTGACCGTTCAGGTGCATATTTATGTCGATGGATAGCAAAGCATTTGGTTCACTTTGGCTACGCACAAGAATGTGAAGTAGAAATATTATATGCAATTGGGGTATCAAGACCAATAGACATTTCTATCAACTGTTTTGGAACTGAGAAAATTCCAATAACAAAAATGATTGAGATAGTTAAAAACAATTTTGATCTTAGAATATATAGTGTGATAAAAGAACTTCAATTAAAGAAGCCAATATATGCTGACACAGTTATAAAGGGGCACTTTGGACACATGGATGCTTTTAGTTGGGAAAGAATTGCTAAACAAATTTGA
- a CDS encoding radical SAM/SPASM domain-containing protein: MINKDVHIFTKGQYSCLYNSITMDLIYLKNNWLSGNKPSEEICKQLPKEFTTNNDYYKEALKKIQSYLKPNIKTLFMIINEQCNLACEYCRYINKLPKNFVGQVMDETVGKGLINKFLTSEIDNESKTIVLFGTEVLQNSDLVEELAKYIREIDLKNQLSPTDITIFTNGTLINDRVVRFIKQYDITPIISIDGWEEIHDKARVNKAGKGTYKKIRKNCELLKNEGIKFGISTAVGEHNVDYLPEIIDFFIEEFDPLNVGLNPLEINDKYSKEIFFNKYIEQGLKAFEVARQKGISLPQVMRRIRPFVEQKHRLKECPTCGGALRVYPNGRIGTCSHFVAVNEYCIDYKTYINEDINSKDIFNQWSHRTQFSFNQCSNCEAISLCGGGCVYNAFLQNDEIMAPDYRICFHSKYALEWCIWKLFEYTRGANILEKQTYFKPDKKMRKLIYGNIDEDNLKLPLQKYNTFGEHLIFSY, encoded by the coding sequence ATGATAAATAAGGATGTTCACATTTTTACTAAAGGTCAGTATTCTTGTTTGTATAATTCAATAACTATGGATTTGATATATTTAAAAAATAATTGGTTATCAGGTAACAAACCGTCAGAGGAAATATGCAAGCAGCTTCCAAAAGAATTTACAACAAATAATGATTATTATAAAGAAGCATTAAAAAAAATACAAAGCTATTTAAAGCCGAATATAAAAACATTATTTATGATAATAAATGAACAGTGTAATTTAGCTTGTGAATATTGTAGATATATTAATAAGCTTCCAAAGAATTTTGTTGGTCAAGTAATGGATGAAACTGTTGGTAAAGGTCTCATAAACAAATTTCTAACAAGTGAAATTGATAATGAAAGTAAAACTATTGTGTTATTTGGCACAGAGGTACTACAAAATTCAGATTTAGTTGAAGAACTGGCTAAATATATACGAGAAATTGATTTGAAAAACCAATTAAGTCCGACTGATATTACAATTTTTACAAATGGTACGTTAATTAACGATAGGGTAGTAAGGTTTATAAAACAATATGATATTACTCCTATAATATCAATTGATGGATGGGAGGAAATACATGATAAAGCCAGAGTAAATAAAGCAGGAAAAGGAACATACAAGAAAATAAGGAAAAACTGTGAATTATTAAAGAATGAAGGAATAAAATTTGGTATTTCTACTGCTGTAGGAGAACATAATGTTGATTATTTGCCAGAAATTATAGATTTCTTTATAGAGGAATTTGATCCCTTGAATGTTGGATTAAACCCACTTGAAATTAATGATAAATATTCAAAGGAAATTTTTTTTAACAAGTATATTGAACAAGGTTTAAAAGCCTTTGAAGTTGCACGCCAAAAAGGAATTTCTCTTCCACAAGTAATGAGAAGGATTAGACCTTTTGTTGAGCAAAAACATCGTTTGAAGGAATGTCCTACATGTGGAGGTGCTTTAAGAGTATATCCAAATGGAAGAATAGGGACTTGTTCACACTTTGTCGCGGTTAATGAATATTGCATAGATTATAAGACTTATATAAATGAAGATATTAATAGTAAAGATATATTTAATCAATGGAGTCATAGGACGCAGTTTAGTTTTAATCAATGTTCTAATTGCGAGGCTATTAGTCTTTGTGGTGGAGGTTGTGTATATAATGCCTTTCTTCAAAATGATGAAATAATGGCTCCTGATTATAGAATTTGTTTTCACAGTAAATATGCACTAGAGTGGTGTATATGGAAGCTCTTTGAGTACACGAGAGGAGCAAATATCTTAGAAAAACAAACATATTTTAAACCAGATAAGAAGATGAGAAAACTTATTTACGGAAATATAGATGAAGATAATTTAAAGCTTCCATTGCAAAAATATAATACCTTTGGTGAACATTTGATTTTTAGTTATTGA